The sequence attttcttcaagttcttcgaTTTTTCCATCATAAGCCCTCATATTCTCCTAAACCCATCTTTCCTTTGGCTATTTACAATCCCaaactgatgaggacatcacgcggacgtacgccgccccctacgcatgtaTGCAAGGaaaaggagggccccactgtcgatttggcttgatgacgacgtccaacgAGGGCCTCCtggttagaagacgaagttttggttcaagagagtgggcccgatagtcaagtaaagctgATCATGGGATCTTATTatcatggcccactagtcggattaagttcatactttaggttttgcttatttatattatttagaacatcataaatgctttacatttctttgattggtttttattttagtttacttcatcgccaagtaataggttgcccacatggcgcgagttttggggtatagggttttattataaataagcaccccttgtagttcttttgattcaatgAAGATGAATAAAAATTGTTGCGTTTTCTTATTCCTTTCCGAGTTATGAAAacttaattgggtgcgaagccctcccttcttcgaagggctaactatcgtggtgcggagccacatctatcctgatttgcccccaccttcttccatccatatttctcctcttacaagcattccatctgcaaatccatcaatagttgcagccgtttttctctgtacagcagattttcagaatctggccctgcaggagggctgaaacttcggtggatcACCACGCACAAATTGTGCATCGgattgagctgagatttgggagttttggagtccatccctggccgactagggccaaggtggcctttttctgaatagtgggccccacacatgtgcggccgtgatcacatgcacatgcgtctgggccattgttgctgtctgcGCGCGGGAACTGTCTTCCGGTTCAggctttcttcttttcttattttaccctctcataccagtttttcataaatcctaaccctagattgcattatcctttaattatttgcccattttctcacccctagggttccttgaattgaaattggtgaatcccttagattagggactgattgctgtgcatgtgtggatgattactacttatctttgagcatcgtttgatTTATAATTTTAACAGATCTAGCCCTAACCTGTGTAGGCCTCGACCCGtgcagattcccctttacttgaatgtttgagcttttgtgtaggatgtggaattacTATGGATTGTTTtcaattagtatgatctaaagcctgagatctcgtatatcatatttaattttccatgtcctgcatcacaaaccTAACCGACCTAAACTCATCCATCGCACGCCACACatgtgaccgtacggccacacaTGTGGATCCTTCGGGTTGGCTGTACAGCCATGCCTTGCTTCTTTTGGTTTTCCATCATCCTTATATCAAAACCCTTTTCTTCCATtcctgaaacctaaaccttaaaaactctttcctactttcccaaattacccaaaccttAATTTTTATCCTATATTATATTAGgttttctactttgaaatagactataccctatgctaattggatatcCCTACATTCATTAGAtcttagtttctttttatttaatgattttgtatgatgatgttggtaacttaggctagaattatgcatgatgttcttttggttttcatgggattcgtgatgattatggcaatgcttgtattttattattaattgtcttaattctactacttgatctcacatgttatttggtttATGCATCGGTCATGCATCACATGTGCAAGCTAAGATGCTCACTAGACATGCCATGCCCTAGCCCAAAGATCATGCTATCCACTCATTAGAGAATTGAACAATGCTTCAATGTGCATTTGTGGTCCATATgtaccagcctgatttttaggctatggccagtgttttaaataacgaatagcgtgtagcatagcaTTCACCCCTCTGAAGTGTGAGGCATTAGCTACGCCCAGTGTTCATATTATCGGCGAAAaattgataatatcgccaatattatTGGTGTTGCTGGAGTTGCGACACCGAAACTcacttttttcgtttctcttcctaatatcaGCGAATATTCggcgattttatcgatttttAATGTAAAATACAGTTGTTGACCAAAAATCGCGGCCTTGTCAAGGGATAGCTGTAGCCGACAACTCCTTTTCGACAATAAAAGGGACGATAATATCGGGGGCCATGTAAATACCAAAAAAAATCGGGAAAAAAGAAACTTTTGGAAGTATGTACCTGTAGAATAGGATCGTTGATCGGAAGTAATGGGCAAATCTCGGCGAAGAATATGCGAAATCTTAAGAAATTTTGAGAGATTTTTCGAGATTTTAAGGTTCCCTTCTAGAACCTCTTCTATCGGCTTTTTCTAGTGAGGGGTTTCGggttttgaaacccttttattgaatcggattgcgtactaagttactcagtacgcttttatcgtgctgagtaaactcagttgggcctaatgtgaatgtgtgtgggttatccacaccgtccatacgtttttccagctcatttcagtggttgagccaaaaattgaagaattcccaaaactcaagtggaccacaccacaagaaacggtgggaataatgacttccattgttgaaaccttgttaaggcccacagtgatgtttatttgtcatccaacctgttcataagatcacacagacatggatgaagggaaaacacaaataaaagattgatccaaaagttccgtggccccaagaaattttggacggtagaatttcaattcacactttcccgtggtgaggtccacttgagatttagatgtaCTTAGTTTTTGGGTTAGAGCCCTAAATTTATCTGTTAAAtaggatggacgaagtggataaaatatgtaaatcatggtggaccccacagactttactcagtacacttagcgtgttgagttactcagtacgcaatccgcgtccccctttTACAGGGATGtgaattgcgtcctaccccctttcagacagtaatccgtccgggcagggctctgtggggcccaccatgatgtaagtattttatccacaccgttcatcgcttttctaaGATCGTTTTAAGATCTaatcataaaaatgaagcaggtccacagctccaatggaccgcaccaaaggaagatacagtgataatgacacccaccgttgaaaccttcctaagggccatcgtgatgcttttttaccatccaacctattcataaggtcatgtagacgttgatgaagtgaaaaaacaaatatcagcttgatctaaaacttctccagcttccaagaagtttttaatggtggacgttcaatccctagtttgtggtccacttaagccctatacttgcctcagtttttggctcatacgttaaaatgatctgagaaaaatgatgaacgacatggataaaacacttacatcatggtgggccccacagatccttgcctggatggtaatccgtccgggcgggggtaggatgcaatccgtgtCCCTTTATAGGGAGTGAAAGCGGATTAGGTGCTATGTGTGGGCGTGCCAACCTCGGTGGCttggatgtcaccaagttctgtggaccccaccatgatgtatgtgttatatccgcacggtccatccatttggcgagatcatttgaGGTCATGTActcaaaaattagacagatccaaagcttgggtggaccataccatagaaagcagtggggacaatgattcctatcgttgaaaacttgctagggcccacaatgatgtttatttgtcatccaagttgtccatAAGATCTCATAGTCAtcaatgaaggtaaaaaacaaaaattacacggatccaaaacttctatggcccctaagaaattttcaacgatagacaTTCAAATTCACACTAtttactgcagtgtggtccacttgatcattggatatgcttcatctttggaatcaagccctataattatatggtaaagtggatggatggagtggataaaagtatataaatcaatgggccccatagagttgaCTCGGTCCACTCAGCGTACTAATTTAGCGCAATCCACTTTCCACTTCCAACTTCTTTGGGTCTTAAGGGTGGGTGGCTCGATGCTATGTGGGGTCATTATGATGTGATATATTTTATCaatgccattcatttattttgccagataattttagggcatgagcccaaaaatgtggcagatccgcatctcaagtggaccacaccaaaggaagcagtggtgattaaacacccaccattaaaaatctcctaaaggccattgtaatgttttttgccatccaacctcttgattaggccacacagacttggatgaatcgaaaacacaattattagcttgatcgaaaactttttgtgacacccaagaagtttttaatggtaggatttaatcactactgtttcctttggtgtggtccacttgagatttggaactacatttttgggaccatgtaataaaatgatatgctaaaatggatgaatggggttgATTCAcaacatgataaaacacatgccatGCGGTGGGTACCACAAAGTCCTTACACCACCAGGACGtgatttggctagtgacgttgCCACTAGCTacatggctagtggttggtgctttgtgggcctaatcatgatgtatttatttgatccacgctgtccatccattttttcatatcattttagatcttgatacaAAACATGAGGCAtagataaatctcaggtggaccaccccacaagaAATGGTagcgattgaatgtccaccattaaaaacctcccatggttcagtgtaatgtttatttgacatccaacctgttgattaggttatacaaactagtttgatacaaaacttgtggcccttgagaagtttttaatggtgtgcattcaatcaacattgtttcctgtgatgtggtccacttgagatttcgatctatctattttttgggcttataccataaaatgatctggaaaactgGATGGATGTGTTAATATGTCAGACAAGTGCCATATGTAAGCCATCAATCACCAAGTATACCAATATATAGATTCCATGTCCCAAGAAAGGTATACTTTTTTAGTTCAttaacttttacatgtcttaagtATTATATGctagctgcatttgtattatatgaactcattttgattacaattggagtgatttcttacgacgtCCCATGCTTTTTAGGCCcgattaaatgaaaacttattgttTAATGCATTGTTTTGTAAttcttttattcctaaatatgcaaatatgtgtatttaggcatgccctgaagttttactgaaaaattccatcattttccccattatTCGCCATTTTTCTtcgcatttccggttattggcgataataatattatatctttatctccagtcagcgaaacttgtagcgataccgacaactcgaacactggctaCTAGAGGTGTACAatagtcgagccgagtcgagctttgcccagctcgtgctcgactcagaCTGCTCGAGTCCCAACTcgtgctcggcttggctcggccttcgagctcggaaCAGCAGCTCGTGCTTGGCTAGGCCGAGTTCGAGCATGCCGGACAGGGCGAGGTGGCACGCCAGACAGTCGATGTGGCACACCGGATAGGGCGAGGTGTGCACTACGATGGTAAATGGTGATGAACCATGACCAAAGCTTCTCATTCCTCAATTCCAAAGAAGCCCAGCTATTTCAGTTTTGATGATGAGACCACGTCCCGATATTTCGTCTGACGTATCGTAACGCACCTGAAACCAGCCGGCTTGTCGGGCGAATGAAAGGCGGGATGCACAAACACCATAAGATAATCCCTCCAGTACAACACCGTATCCACTGTTGGATTGAAGCTCGTCCCGCACCGTATGGGATCCAACACATGTTTCCCTGCATACTCCCTCTTCTCTGATTCTGATAAATCAAAGAAAGCCTAACACGAGTCGAGCATCCGCGCCCTCAGGCTCTCCTCCACCCCATGATTTATcacctttaaaaaatatatatattaaaaaaataggaTGAAAAAAGGCAACGTTTTCATCTACTTGCATTTAATTTTTACCATGAAGAAGCCCCACTCCCTGCATGCTTGACCAAGATCTCGGACGATCTGGGACCGTTGATCTGGAGTTCCTTTCGTTAGCAAAGAGAGATCGATGGTGGGGATTTCTTGTGAGAGAACGGGATCGGTGAGATGGATGGCTTCGGGTGAAGAGTAGGCATAATTGGATGGGATGGAAGTGAGGGTGTAGGATTCTGCCAAGTCTTTGAGACTCGCAGTTTGGAGGGGAGAACTACCTTATGGGGATTAAACAAAACCTCGAAAACTGGGAATTGAGAGCAACACTAGAACATCAAAACAGACCAGGCCAGCAGGCTCACAAACACAATACGCAGACGCTAGCAGCACAAATCTTATCACACACGTGGGAAGCTGCTCTTATCTTCAGGGGTTTTACTAGTTTTAACTTATGGTTCATGATGTTGAAATGTCTTTCTGCTTGGGTCAATATTAAGGGTAATGATAAGCACCATTAAATGATTACTTTAAACAACTAAAAAGAATTATTTTGCATATTGACTCCGCCTTATAGTGATGCTCCATCCAGTCCCATGCCTGGCTAAAGGATAAGGGTTGATGTCAAGGAGGTAGCCGTTGTAAAACTTTTGCCAAGCAATCATGAGAAAAGAAGACGACCTCAAATAGCCGAGGCAGGGTTGCGATGATGAGATGAAAGGAATCTGTTTGAAAATGTTCATTCTTGTTTTGTGCTTCTTGTTCATGAATTGTGGTGCCTATTCATTTTGTTTTCTACCCACTCTACCATAACTTTCCATGCATAAAAAACCCTGGATcatacccttaaaaaaaaattcctgGATTGCCAGTCTCCATAATCTCAATGGAtttcaaaaactctctctctctctctctctctctctctctctctctctctctctctctctgtgcagtAAATATGGATGCAGTTCATAGTTGGAGCAGGGTTCCaacactcatcatcatcatctaagccttatcccaattacaCTTCTAGtgatacattacatacatcatgcagTTGATGTGTCTTCTTTTGATTAGCTAGTGAGGGCCTTATGAATTGTGCTCATACTTACATTGAGGAATTTGTTGGTAGATAATCATACTGTGTAGATATGAAGGATCAATGCACCTAATACACTGGCAGAGAATAGCCATAACAGTTTTCTTTAATGTTTTGGTCTATAAATGTATCTTTGCTACAGTTGTTCACTAAAACATAATCAACTGTAACTTTTTGAACTGAAGAAATTGTTTTCGTCTTTTACCTTAACAATTCTTCAAGATTTGCATATCAGTGTTCACAAACTGAAAGATCTCCAACTCATGGAGTCAACTGAATGCTAATATCCTAAAACTTGCAGTTATCATTTGTTTCAGTTGAGCTGAAAGGCCGAAACTTCTTGTATTGTTACAGTTAGCTGAGGTTCCAGGTTCCTTTTCCAATCTTTTTGTgccattttgttcatttttgttCAGAGATTTTCAATCCTATTCTCTCTTCACATGAACTCTAGAAAGCATCATTTTCTCTTTGCATTATGTTCTCCTCAGTTATCCACATCCTTTCTCCTCTACTCTTCTCTACATGGCTCTTGTCAAGTCAAACCTACAAAGTTCACTTCGAACAAGATCTGTGTTGGTCTGAACCTTATATGCAGGTCTGGCAATGGGCAGAGCCTTGGTCGAGGAAACCCAAATTTTGAATAGGTACAGCCAATCAGTTTAAAATATGGGCCTAAAATTAGGCTTGTCAATTTCCATGCCTACTAATATAACTTTTTTTAGCCTATAGGCTCCTACAATTTCATTTTTAACTGATTTGttacatatttttcatattattttggtTGACCTCTACATTAAATTCATCAACCCATTCAGCTTGCTTGAGTAGAATTGTCCAGATCCATGGAAAAGCTATGAGACCAAACCTACTTCTTAAACATTTATTCATACTATTCATAACTGTTGAGTCCAAGAAGATGGCTTGTGTTGTTCAGACCTCATATGCTTTAAGCAATCTGTGGCATAAAATTAACATGAGCTTACAGTTCTAGCAGGTTGGTCTGCCAGGCAATGTGTTTTGGGCATTGAGTCTTCTGTTTATTGAGATGAAAGAAAGGTGGTTTCCGCTAAAGACATTTATTTCTAATTCAGTGCCAGCAATTCTCTGTTTTGCGGCTAAAAATGCCTGAGATGGTTATATTTCGTTTTGCAGGTTTAGTTGAGAATGCGAATTGGAACCTTAGAAGGATAGCTAGAATGGAAAATGCCAGTGGCAAATCTGTCAATGCCAGCACACCAGATCTTTTGGAGAGAGTAAATGGCTTGGACCAAAATACTTGTGCATCTTTAGGTGAGGTAGCAGTGGATCTTCCAAAAGAACCTAGTCCGTTGAAGGAGCACACTCTACTTGAAAGAGTTTCATTTCAAACGGAGAATATCATCAAGAGCATGAATGCGTGCTGGGAGAAGTATAACACAATTCTTTGGTAAGTTTGTTGGCTTAGATCCTAGGTTTTGAATTCGTTGCTTGCCTTTTGAACTGTTATTCTGAGTATTTCTTTGTTGAGAGGTATTTTCTCAGTTTGTTCTTAGAAATGGTGTTATTTGTTCAACTCGACAATGATTTTCCAAGGTTTTCAATTCCTCGCTTGCCTTTTGAACTATTCTTGGTATTTCTTTGTTGAGGTATTCTCTCAGCTTGTTCTTAGAAATGGCGTTTTTTGTTCAACCTGACCATGATATAGATAGGGCCCACCTTTCAGTAACCTAAGTTGCTGatctggtgggccctatcatgagtAGAGTCATGCTCCAatgtgatgcggacatcagtggtgtaccctttagagtgtaccaaagAAGGAGGCATTGCCGACAGAGTAccagagcggaggagttgatgtggatggacattGAGTCCATAGGACTTATTTTCTGacgcgctacgagtgcaggagcggcatggcCGCACCTTGAccatccatgggtcggatttcacaccctaccacacgggtgttttagttttaggcgtttttgttctttttttcttgtttcaggggctttattacactttctttattttttgcgtctttttgttattttggttgttttcaggggctttagtgcacttttattttttctataactTATATATACTTTGTGAGAAACcccattttcattattattgaatgaatagaaattcgtatcttttcttcctctttattcaagagattatgATTTCAGGATTAGctcttgggtgttgaggattccaccccgatttaaGATTtcattctttctagattttcgagGTGCAAGAAAAGCTATGAatcattctccttttcttttgacgacaaaaggactTGTACTTTCTTCATTTCGAactcttcattcttcacccctttcgttctTCTCCGGATATCCCCattctagtttgaacggaaaagagggatggttagtcagtgGAATCAGATTCAAACTTGACCGTGGGCTGACTTATACTAgatttgggatatcctcatatcccaaggtcctcccttttttactgtttacgcAATTTTAtgtaaggggcatgatcctgacagaATGAcctcatatttgtgttgagatttaccttatccctttgattggaaatgGTTAGTTGATTTgtatatttatttgaacattctttaacctgattatacatacatctaggattaggtcatcacatgtcaaTGTCTTGCCTATTAGGTGATTCTAGCCATGTGATTAAATTGGACGATTAGAAATAATGGATCACATTTTAAAGGGGCCCAATTGGATAGGTAAGATCGTTGGGTGGGTAAGACATTGGGTATTCCCATCCAAGATGGCTGGCCATATAGATGATGCGGATAACAAAAAGGTTAGCCccacattacaaattttttttttggaaggtctAGAGGATGGTCCAAATGATTATGTAGGTTCAATTAGTTAAAATGGAAATTAAATACAGGAGCTGTTCTTATTGATGCCTTATTCTTGCCTTTACTTGTGTGCCAGGTTGCTAAAATGGATTTCCTCTTTTTTGCAGTTTGAGCGTAACAAAGTGGATCCATCTGAACTGGGGCGATGATGGATTGATTACTTTATTTGTGAAGATTTGGAGACTTCTTCGACCGGTACTTCCTAGAGTTTATGAAAATGGGATCTCATGGTTGTATTCATTATGAAAATGGGATACTGTTGAGGTGTTTCTGTAACAGGATGGGCCAGGCCAAAAGCATGTCCAGGTCCAGATCATGAAGCGAGAATTTGAGTCCATGCCCTGGCCGGCTGAGCCTGTGAGCTAAGTAATTGGGCTTGGGTCAGGTCCACGAGCCAAAAGCTCAGCCCACTAATGTTAAATAAATCTGGTCAAGCTAGCCTTGTTGGGCCTTTAGGCAGATGCAAGCCCAAGTGTTCCCCAATTAGTTGTCTTGCCTAAAACTCAGGCCCAGGTTCTACCTATGCCCTGGCATAATCCAATGTGCTGGACTTGTGAGCGCTTGGGCCAGCCCAGTCAAGTTCAACCCACCTGTATGGATtactttctcttttctatggtttAAAATGAAGCATGTTAAAacattattttttgaatgactaggGAGGCATTCTTATATTGGAACCTCAACCTTGGAAGTCATATAAAAATAACCGCCTGGTATCCGAGGTATGAACtatttcttgttgttgttgttgttgttcttcttcttcttcttcttcttctttttcccttctaaTTGGATTTTTCAGCTGAGGTGAATTATAGCTGCAAAATCTTGGTTAATGTTCCATATCATGAACTGCACTGTTGGAGACCATGATTGCTTCCTgtcagaaaatgaaaagaaacatCATCTTTTATTCATAGAACAACACAATGAGAAATGCTCCGGTGCTTTGAGTTATACTGCTTCTAGTTGCATCTGTTCAGATCTTACTCCATACTTGATTTGgccttagggtgcatttggtaaaACTTAATTTCGTAACTTATCACTGAAAAATGCTATTTTCAGTGATTTTGGTAATTCAAACCATTTGGTAACCAAAAGACATTTGGTGCTTAATTGGAAAAATCACTTATAATTTAAGGAATTTTTTTTCAGCCACCACAAGTTGGCTTAGAAACTTGCGGAATGCGGTAAGTCATTtccctaatttatttatttttttgttgaattttgaccaaaatatcccTGTCAACTTTTAAAAATGACAATATTACCCTTAAGATAGAGTGGGGTcacttctcattggtccatgtcatggccgatgactcaagctaactaGATacaccagatttctctctcccaaatcatTTACGTGCTACACATGACTTTTAACGTGTGGAactttgggccccacaatgatttatgttttagatccacaccgtccatcaatttttacagatcattatagggcatgatcccaaaaaataaggcacatccaaagctcaattggaccacaccatataaagcagtggggattgaatgactaccattgaaaccttcctagggtccactgtgaggTTTATTTTCATCtaatctcttcataaggtcacacggacctagatgaagggaaaacacacatcaaCTTGATCGGAGccatctgtggccccaagaagttttcaatagtaggcgtcTAATTCTTAGtatttctgtagtgtggcccattcgagccttggatcttcctcgttttttgtctcattccattttatgaaaaaaatggatggacaatgtggatctgatacatacgtcatgatgggtcccacggaaGTTCCACATGTCAATACTTCCGATTTTCTTCTCTCGACCTAGAATGTGCTGCaccatgggagcggattaggtgagaccccggcatCACCCATGATAGTGTGGCCCTTACTGTGGTGCTCAACTTGAcatgtgtattctgtatccactctgtccatcatatTTTCTAGATcactttagggcattatccaaaagttgaagcagatccaactattaggtggaccataccatgggaaactgtggcgattgaccattaatgggccacataagttttggatcaagcttatatttgtctttactcttcatccaggcttatgtgaacttatcaacagattggatgaccaATAAAAACTACtgaaacattaaggtgagccctaagaGTTTTTAagggtagggtgttcaatcaccattgtttgttGGAGTATGGTGAGCCTtcagagtttttaatggtagggtgctcaatcaccattgtttcttggagtatggtccacttgataattggatcttcttaatttttggtatcatgctatAAAGTGAtatcaaaaaacagatggatggagtagatacagaatacacacatcaaggtgagccccacagtacgggttgcactgtcttgggtgaggccggggtctcacttaatccactCCCCTACACCACGCAACAAGCGACAAAATTTCTTGAAGTATGAAATttacgtgggccccacgttgatgtattacttagatccacaccttccatccatgtTTTTAGATCATTATAGGATACAAACCCAAAAACAATATAGATCAAATATCATAGTGTTGTCAccctaggcattcaatccccattgttttgtgtggtatggctcacacaagttttggatcttcctgaatTTTAAACTCCTGTCCTATTGTGGACTTGCAAATTAGATGGACAAAGTCGATTTGTCATGTacatctctgtgggctccacacagcccCGAGCACCAGAATATCTATGTGACAGAGTCATAGGCAATCCGTGGATTGGTTAGCTAAAGACGGATGGTATTTGTcaagggatctgtggggcccaccatgatgtatatgttttatccacgacgtccatccattttgacaaataattttacggcatgagtgaaaaaatgaggcagattgaaggctcaagtggatcacaccaagaagtggtggtgatcagtgttcgaaatattggtatcgtgcaatgtatcgcacccttgggatacaaatacatatcggttatcgcacgggatatatcgtttgtatcgcataatttattgcggtttttgggaaacatggagaaacattggaaaaatgattcaatttttcaatgaaacttcaggtattcttaaaaaa is a genomic window of Magnolia sinica isolate HGM2019 chromosome 15, MsV1, whole genome shotgun sequence containing:
- the LOC131227548 gene encoding probable RNA methyltransferase At5g51130 isoform X3, with translation MLNKEWFEDKDCLDIGCNQGLITIAIAKKFSCRSILGVDIDASLVENANWNLRRIARMENASGKSVNASTPDLLERVNGLDQNTCASLGEVAVDLPKEPSPLKEHTLLERVSFQTENIIKSMNACWEKYNTILCLSVTKWIHLNWGDDGLITLFVKIWRLLRPGGILILEPQPWKSYKNNRLVSETAKYNFNCILFKPEMFQELLLDKAFFMRDISVGLIGCHTYYGGPYMSHQHDWV